GGCCGCGTCCAGACCGCAGGGAATGCGGTACTGGGTATCGTTCGCCACGTACTTGGCGTCGTAGTCGTAGAAGGTATGCGGCGTGCCCAACCCGATTGGCGGCAGCACTTCGCCGCGTAGCGTGGCGATAGTGAACTCCGGCCCCTGGATCCATTGTTCGACCAGCACCTGGGCGTCGTAGGCACTCGCCGCACGCCACGCCGCAATGAGCTCGGCGAGGCCGGTCACCTTGGCCATGCCGATGCTCGACCCCTCGTGCGCCGGTTTGACGATCAACGGGAAGCCCAGGGTATCGGCCGCAGCCTGGCAATCGGCTTCGCTGGCGAGCACCGCATGCCGCGGGGTTGGCAGACCCAGGCTCTGCCAGACCTGCTTGGTACGTAGTTTGTCCATGGCCAGGGCCGACGCCAGGATGCCGCTACCGGTGTAGGGAATTCCGGCACACTCGAGCAGCCCCTGCATGCTGCCGTCCTCACCGCCTCGCCCGTGCAGCACGATGAACGCACGATCGATGCGCTCGCTGCTCAACCGCTGCAGCAAATCGTCACCGACATCGATGCCGAACGCATCGACACCGGCCGCTTGCAGCGCCGCCAGCACCGCGGCGCCTGATTTCAGGGACACCTCACGTTCAGCGCTCTTGCCGCCATAGAGGACGGCAACCCGGCCGAACATCTGGGGATCACGAGTCGATTGCAGGGCGGTCATTCGCTCTTCCTCGCGGCGTTGGTAGCGCCAGCAAACAGGGGACTATTGATGAGTTGCGGGGCCAGCCCGCCGATGTCGCCAGCGCCTTGGCAAAGCAGGATGTCGCCGGGGCGCAGCAGCGGCTTGACCAGTGGCGCCAATTCGATGCCTCGCTCGATGTAAATCGGGTCGAGCTGGCCACGCTGGCGGATGCTGTGCGCCAGATGACGGCTGTCGGCACCGGGAATGGGCTCTTCGCCTGCCGGATAGACTTCCATGAGCAGCAGCACATTGGCGTCGTTCAACACCTGTACGAAGTCGTCATACAGATCGCGGGTTCGACTGAAACGATGCGGCTGATAGACCATCACCAGCCGACGCTCGGGCCATCCGTCGCGCACGGCCTGGATCACGGCGGCCACTTCGCGCGGATGATGTCCGTAATCGTCGACCAGCATCACGCTGCCACCGTCCACTGGCAGCTCGCCATAAACCTGGAAGCGCCGTCCTACACCGCCGAATTGTGAAAGCCCCTGGACGATCGCCTCGTCATCGATCCCCTCATCGGTCGCGATGGCGATCGTCGCCAGCGCGTTGAGCACGTTGTGCTTGCCAGGCATGTTGACCGAGACATCCAGCGCGTCGAAGCCATCGCGCAGCACGGTGAAGAAGGTGCGCATCCCTTCCTGGCGGATATTGATCGCGCGAACGTCGGCATCTTCGCGGGTACCGTAGGTGGTGATCGGCCGTCCTACCTGAGGAAGAATTTCGCGCACCACCGGGTCATCGACGCACAGTACGGCCAGCCCATAGAACGGCAGGTTGTGCAGAAACTCGACGAAGGTTCGCTTCAACTTGCCGAAGTCACCGCCATAGGTGCTCATGTGGTCGGCATCGATGTTGGTCACGACGGCGACCATCGGCTGCAGGTGCAGGAAACTGGCGTCGCTTTCATCCGCTTCGGCAATGAGGTAACGACTGGTGCCCAGCTGGGCATTGGTCCCAGCCGCGGTCAGGCGGCCGCCGATCACGAAGGTCGGATCGAGTCCACCTGCAGCGAACACCGATGCCAGCAGACTGGTCGTGGTGGTCTTGCCATGCGTACCGGCAACCGCAACGCCGTGGCGATAGCGCATCAGCTCGGCGAGCATCTCCGCACGCGGCACCACCGGGATCCGTTGCTCGAGGGCGAACGCCACCTCCGGATTCGCTGCGTTTACCGCGCTGGAAACCACCAGCACATCCGCACCGGCCACGTTGCCTGCCTGATGTCCGATGAAGATCTGCGCACCGAAGCTCTGCAGGCGCTCGGTACTCGCCGACGCCTTCAGGTCGGAACCGGAGACGTCATAGCCCAGGTTGAGCAGCACTTCGGCGATGCCGCACATGCCCACGCCGCCGACACCGACGAAATGTATCCGGCGGATACGACGCATGCGCCGAACCTCAGCCTTGACCGCTGCGGGTGATTTAGCCATGCGCCACCTCCAGGCATACATCGACGACGGTGCGAGTGGCGTCAGGACGAGCCAGGCGACGTGCCGTAGCTCCCATGGCCTCGAGTTTTTCCGGCTGCATCATGACCTCGGTCAGCTGCGCGGCCAGCGCGGCAGCATCAGTACTTGCTTGGGGAAGAAGAACGGCTGCGCCTTCCTTCGCCAGGTATTCGGCGTTGCGTGTCTGGTGATCGTCGATCGCATGTGGCAGCGGCACCAGGAACGAAGGCAGGCCGGCAGCTGCCAGCTCGCAGACGGTCAGCGCACCGGCGCGGCAGATGACCAGATCCGCCCAGGCATAGGCACGCGCCATGTTCTGAATGAACGGCGCAACCTCGGCCTCGACGCCCGAGGCGGCATAACGCTCCTGCGTAACGCCAGCATGCTGCTTGCCCGCCTGATGAAACACTTCGGGACGCAGCGCCTGCGGCAACTGGGCGAGCGCTTCGGGAACCAGCTTGTTCAGCGGCTCGGCGCCCAGGCTGCCACCCAGCACCAGCAGCCGGGGCCGGCGGCCGCGCAACGTCTGTCGCGGCGTTTCCAGAAACAGCTCGTGACGCACCGGGTTGCCCGTGGTGCGGCGCTTGGTGCTCGCGCCGAAGGTATCCGGGAACGCCTCGCACACCCGCTGGGCGAAGGGCACCAGGCTGCGATTGGCGGTACCGGCCACGGCGTTCTGCTCGTGGATGACCAAGGGCACCCCGGCCAGCTTCGCGGCCAGCCCGCCGGGTCCGGTTACGTAGCCACCGAGCCCCAGCACGCAGACCGGGTTCAGCTGGCGCATCAGGCGGCGAGCCTGTACCAGCGAGCGCAGTAGCTGGAACGGCGCTTTAAGCAGGGACGCCACACCTTTGCCGCGCAGCCCGCTCACTTGAATCAAGTGCAATGGCAGCCCCGCCGCTGGCACCACGTCGTTCTCGATGCCGCGCGGCGTGCCCAGCCAGTGCACGCTGTAGCCGCGACTTTGAAATTCGTGGGCGCAGGCCAGCGCCGGGAACACGTGTCCCCCGGTACCGCCGGCCATGATCAGAACATTAGCGGCCATGGGCGACCTCCCTGCCTTTGGCAGCTGGCACCTCGGCAAAATCGTCCTCGCTGAACTCGGCGTCTTCGCTGCCGAGCACGGTGCGGCTTTCCCACTCGATGCGCAGCAGTAACGCCATGCTGGCGCAGGTCACCACCAGCGAACTGCCGCCGTAACTGAGAAACGGCAGTGTCAGGCCCTTGGTCGGCAACAAGCCGGTGTTCACGCCGATATTGATCAAGAACTGCCCAAGCCAGAGGAAGGAGACGCCCCAGGCAACGTATGCAGCGAAGAACTGGCGCGCACGCTCCGCCGCCAGACCGATGTACAGCGCACGAACACCAACGAAGGCGAAGAGCAATATGGTCAACAGCGCGCCCACCATGCCGAGCTCCTCGGCAAGCACCGAAAACACGAAATCGGTATGGGCTTCGGGCAGGTAGAACTGTTTCTGCACGCTGTTGCCCAGGCCCACGCCGATCCACTCGCCACGGCCAAAGGCAATCAGCGCCTGGGTCAATTGGTAGCCAGCGCCGTATTGATCGGCCCAAGGGTCGGTAAAGGTGATCAACCGCTGCAGGCGGTATTCCTGCGTCTGCACCAGGACGAAGACCGCGCCGACTGCCAGCAACACCAGCAGGGTGAACCGGATCAGGCCGACACCGCCAAGAAACAGCATCGCCACGGCAGCGCCCATCATGACCACGGTCGCCCCGAAGTCGGGTTCGAGCAGCAACAGCATCGCCATCGGCAGCAGGACGAGGAACGGTTTGAGGAAGCCCCACAGGCTTTCACGCACCTCATGCTGTCGACGTACCAGATAACCCGCGAGATAGACGACGACGAACAGCTTGGCCAGCTCCGACGGCTGCACGTTGAACGCGCCAAAGCCGATCCAGCGCATGGAACCGTTGACCTCACGACCGATGCCAGGAATCAACACCAGGATCAGCAACGCGAAGGCGCCGAGCAGCAGCATCCAGTCCAGCCGCTGCCAGGCCGATATCGGCACCAGCAATACGGCCGCTGCCGCGACCAGCCCAAGCAATACGTACACCAGATGGCGAACCATGTAGTACATCGAGTTGCTGGTATTGACCGCCGCGACTTCAGACGAGGCCGAAGTAATCATGACCAACCCCAGCCCCAGCAGCGCTAGGCAGCCGGCCAGCATCGGAAAGTCGAGATCCAGACCACGGCGACTGAACAGCGGAGAAGGTGCGCTACGCAGAAAGGCGAGCATCAGCTGAGCCCCCCTACGGCTGCTGCGAACTGGCGTCCGCGATCTTCGAAGTTCTGAAACATGTCGAGGCTAGCGCAGGCCGGCGATAGCAGCACCGCATCACCAGCCTGTGCGAGCGTGGCCGCCAGTTGTACAGCTTGTTCCAGAGTCTGGACGTGATGAATGGGCGCCGCTCCGGCAAGTGCCGCGGCAAGACGCTCAGCATCGCGGCCCAGCAGGATGACCTCGCGGCAGTGATGCGCGACCGGGCTATGCAGGGCGGAGAAATCAGCCCCCTTGCCATCCCCGCCAGCGATCAGCACCAGCTCACCGGCGATGTCGCTCCCCAGGCCATCGATGGCTGCTAACGCGGCTCCGACATTGGTCGCCTTGGAATCATCGTAGTAACTGACGCCCTTGCGCTCGCCGACCCACTGACAGCGGTGGGCCAACCCGGCGAAGCTGCGCAGGGTGGCGAGCATGGGCTCGAATGGCAGGCCCACGGCATGCCCCAGCGCCAAGGCGGCAAGCGCATTGGATTGGTTATGAGCACCGCGGATCTTGAGCTGGTTGGCGGGCATCAGCGCATCGAACTGGAACGCAAGATATTTCTCGCCGTTCTCCTCGAATAAACCAAACCCTTTGAAGTCGGGCTTGCCGAGTCCGAAGGACCACGCTGGGACATCATCGGCAATCAAGGGACGGCTGAGCCGATCGTCGCGGTTGATCACCACCTGCCGAGCGCCGCGGAAAATTCGATGCTTGGCCTGATGATAGGCGGGCAGGCCATCGTAGCGATCCATATGGTCTTCGCTGACATTCAGGCAGGTCGCAACTTCGGCGTTCAGGCGCTCGGTCGTTTCCAGCTGGAAACTCGACAATTCCAGGACGTAGAGCTCGACCTCATCGTCGAGCAGATCCAGGGCCGGCGTGCCCAGATTGCCACCGACGGCAACCTTGCGACCCGCTGCAGCAGCCATTTCGCCGACCAGGGTCGTCACGGTGCTTTTCGCATTCGAGCCAGTGATCGCCACGATCGGCGCCTTGGCTTCACGCGCGAACAGCTCGATATCGCCAAGCAGTTTTACCCCAGCAGCGGCGGCCGCTTGCAACGCGGGCGTGCTGATCGGCAAACCGGGGCTGACCAGCAGTTCGCTGGCACGGCAGAGAAACGCCGGGTCGAGTTCGCCGCAACGCACCTCGACGTCCGGGTACTGCGCCTTCAGAGTGGCCAGCTCCGGCGGATTCGCGCGCGTATCGGCAACGGCGAACGGCAGGCCACGGCTCGCCAAGTGGCGAACCAGCGACATACCGCTCTTGCCGAGACCGACGACGATGCGGAACTGATCGGAAGCGATGAGCACTCTTTATTACCTCAATTTCAGCGTGGCGAGACCAACCAGCACCAGGATCACCGTGATGATCCAGAAGCGCACGATGACCCGCGGTTCGGGCCAGCCCTTGAGTTCGAAATGGTGATGAATCGGCGCCATGCGGAAGACGCGCTTGCCGGTCAGCTTGAAGGACGCCACCTGAATCATCACCGACAGGGTTTCCATCACGAACACCCCGCCCATGATGAACAGCACCACTTCCTGCCGGACAATTACCGCGATGGTGCCCAGCGCCGCGCCGAGGGCCAACGCGCCAACGTCCCCCATGAATACCTGCGCGGGATAGGTGTTGAACCAGAGAAAACCGAGCCCTGCACCGATCAATGCTCCGCAGAAGACGATCAGCTCGCCGGCACCGGGGATATAGGGAATCAGCAGATAGTCGGCGAAGTTCACGTTGCCGGACAGATAGCAGAAGATGCCCAGCGCACCACCGACCATGACCGTTGGCATGATCGCCAGGCCGTCCAGACCATCGGTGAGGTTGACCGCGTTGCTCGAGCCGACGATGACGAAATAGGTCAGCACCACGAAGCCGATGCCCAGCGGAACCTCGATGTTCTTCAGCAACGGCAGGATCAAGGTGGTTTCGACCGGCGTCTGCGCGGTCATATAAAGGAAGATCGCGGCGCCGAGGCCGAACACCGACTGCCAGAAGTACTTCCAGCGGCTCGGCAGGCCACGGGAGTTCTTTTCGATGACCTTACGGTAGTCGTCGACCCAGCCAACCGCGCCGAACAGCAGCGTGATGGCCAGAACGACCCAGACATAGCGATTGGACAGATCGGCCCAGAGCAAGGTGCTGATGGCAATCGCGCTGAGGATCAGGGCGCCGCCCATCGTTGGCGTACCCGACTTGGACAGGTGCGACTGCGGGCCATCGGTGCGCACGGATTGGCCAATCTGGCGCATCTGCAAGGTGCGGATCAGCCAGGGGCCCATCCACAGCGACAGGACCAGCGCGGTAAGCACGCCGAGAATTCCACGCAGCGACAGGTACTGAAAGACAGCGAAGCCCGTGTGGAATCGTTGCAGATACTCGGCGAGTAGCAGCAGCATCAGTGGTTCTCCGTGCTGGACGCGGATAGCGCGGCGACGACCTTATCCATCGCGGCGCTCCGTGATCCCTTGATCAAAATGGTGGTGGCGTTGCCCTGCTCCAGGCGCAACGCTTCGATCAGGTCTTGCTGATTGGCGAAATGACGGCCGCCAGCACCGAACGCCTCGACGGCATGCGCCATCAACGGTCCCACTGCGAACAGCGCGTCCACTTTGCCCACGGCGTAGCTTCCAACCTCACGGTGGCCTTGTTCGGCCCACTCGCCCAGCTCGCCCATGTCCCCCAACGCCAGCACGGTGCGACCCGCAAAACCGGCCAGCACATCGATGGCGGCGCAAATCGAAGCGGGGTTGGCGTTGTAGGTGTCGTCGATCAGACGCACGCCATTGCTGAGCATCTGCGCAACGCCCCGTCCCTTGACTGGCTGCAGGCTCTCGAGCCCTTCGACGATGTGCTCAGCGGCGACTCCGAGCGCATGCGCTGCAGCGGCTGCAGCGAGCGCGTTGGCGACACTGTGGCGGCCGAGCAGATTCAGTTGTACACGCACGGAGCCTGTTGGGCCGTCCAGCACGAAATTCGGACAGCCACGCAAATCGTAAGCGATTGAGGCAGGATGGAAGTCCGCCAGCGGGCTCTGGATCGCGAAGCTCACTACACGCTTGCCAGCCGCGCGCTTTTCCCAGGTCGCATAGGCCCGATCATCGCGATTGAGCACAGCGATGCCGTGCTCACCAAGCCCGTCGAGAATCTCGCCCTTGGCTTCGACGATTTTCTCCGGCCCGCCAAACTCACCCACATGGGCGGTCCCGGCATTGGTAATCAAACTGACATCCGGCTGCGTCAGGCTGACGGTATAGGCGATCTCGCCAACACGCGAAGCGCCCAGCTCGATGACAGCCGCGCGGTGTTGGGGAGCCAGCTCGAGCAGCGTCAGCGGCGCGCCAAGGTCATTGTTCAGGTTGCCGCGCGTCGCCAATACCGCGTTGAAGCCATAGGCCGCGCGCAGAATGCTGGCAAGCAGTTCCTTGACGCTGGTCTTGCCGCTGGAGCCGGTGACGGCGGCGACCGGGCCGGTGAACGCGGCGCGATTTTGCGCCGCCAGACGGCCCAGGGCTATGCGGCAATCTGCGACCACCAGTTGCGGCAGCGAAACCCCATCAACGGGCCGCTCGACCAGCGCTGCCACGGCGCCCTTACCGGCCACGTCGGCCAGATAGGCGTGACCGTCGAAGCGCGGGCCGGTCAGCGCGATGAACAACTGTCCGGGCTCGATGGCGCGGCTATCGGTACTGACCGAACCGAAGGTCGCGTCCGCGCCGACCAACTGGCCAGACAGGACCTCGACCAGATCGCTGAGACGCATGGCTTCAAGCATGGGTATCGCTCCAGGCAGCCAGGGCCAAAGAGGCCTGTTCGAGATCGGAAAACGGAGTGCGTTCGCCTTTGATCTCCTGATAATCCTCGTGGCCTTTGCCCGCGAGCAGTACTACATCGTCGAGCTCGCTGCCGGCGATGCATTGGGCGATGGCTTCGGCGCGGCCCGGAATGAAGGCGACCCGCGCCGGATTGGTGAAGCCGGTACCTATATCGCCGAGAATCTGCGATGGGTC
This DNA window, taken from Stutzerimonas stutzeri, encodes the following:
- a CDS encoding D-alanine--D-alanine ligase, with amino-acid sequence MTALQSTRDPQMFGRVAVLYGGKSAEREVSLKSGAAVLAALQAAGVDAFGIDVGDDLLQRLSSERIDRAFIVLHGRGGEDGSMQGLLECAGIPYTGSGILASALAMDKLRTKQVWQSLGLPTPRHAVLASEADCQAAADTLGFPLIVKPAHEGSSIGMAKVTGLAELIAAWRAASAYDAQVLVEQWIQGPEFTIATLRGEVLPPIGLGTPHTFYDYDAKYVANDTQYRIPCGLDAAKEQELKTLSARACEAVGIQGWARVDVMQDSAGAFWLLEVNTVPGMTDHSLVPMAARAAGLDFQQLVLAILDASLAAGN
- the murC gene encoding UDP-N-acetylmuramate--L-alanine ligase — translated: MAKSPAAVKAEVRRMRRIRRIHFVGVGGVGMCGIAEVLLNLGYDVSGSDLKASASTERLQSFGAQIFIGHQAGNVAGADVLVVSSAVNAANPEVAFALEQRIPVVPRAEMLAELMRYRHGVAVAGTHGKTTTTSLLASVFAAGGLDPTFVIGGRLTAAGTNAQLGTSRYLIAEADESDASFLHLQPMVAVVTNIDADHMSTYGGDFGKLKRTFVEFLHNLPFYGLAVLCVDDPVVREILPQVGRPITTYGTREDADVRAINIRQEGMRTFFTVLRDGFDALDVSVNMPGKHNVLNALATIAIATDEGIDDEAIVQGLSQFGGVGRRFQVYGELPVDGGSVMLVDDYGHHPREVAAVIQAVRDGWPERRLVMVYQPHRFSRTRDLYDDFVQVLNDANVLLLMEVYPAGEEPIPGADSRHLAHSIRQRGQLDPIYIERGIELAPLVKPLLRPGDILLCQGAGDIGGLAPQLINSPLFAGATNAARKSE
- the murG gene encoding undecaprenyldiphospho-muramoylpentapeptide beta-N-acetylglucosaminyltransferase — protein: MAANVLIMAGGTGGHVFPALACAHEFQSRGYSVHWLGTPRGIENDVVPAAGLPLHLIQVSGLRGKGVASLLKAPFQLLRSLVQARRLMRQLNPVCVLGLGGYVTGPGGLAAKLAGVPLVIHEQNAVAGTANRSLVPFAQRVCEAFPDTFGASTKRRTTGNPVRHELFLETPRQTLRGRRPRLLVLGGSLGAEPLNKLVPEALAQLPQALRPEVFHQAGKQHAGVTQERYAASGVEAEVAPFIQNMARAYAWADLVICRAGALTVCELAAAGLPSFLVPLPHAIDDHQTRNAEYLAKEGAAVLLPQASTDAAALAAQLTEVMMQPEKLEAMGATARRLARPDATRTVVDVCLEVAHG
- the ftsW gene encoding putative lipid II flippase FtsW, with protein sequence MLAFLRSAPSPLFSRRGLDLDFPMLAGCLALLGLGLVMITSASSEVAAVNTSNSMYYMVRHLVYVLLGLVAAAAVLLVPISAWQRLDWMLLLGAFALLILVLIPGIGREVNGSMRWIGFGAFNVQPSELAKLFVVVYLAGYLVRRQHEVRESLWGFLKPFLVLLPMAMLLLLEPDFGATVVMMGAAVAMLFLGGVGLIRFTLLVLLAVGAVFVLVQTQEYRLQRLITFTDPWADQYGAGYQLTQALIAFGRGEWIGVGLGNSVQKQFYLPEAHTDFVFSVLAEELGMVGALLTILLFAFVGVRALYIGLAAERARQFFAAYVAWGVSFLWLGQFLINIGVNTGLLPTKGLTLPFLSYGGSSLVVTCASMALLLRIEWESRTVLGSEDAEFSEDDFAEVPAAKGREVAHGR
- the murD gene encoding UDP-N-acetylmuramoyl-L-alanine--D-glutamate ligase, encoding MLIASDQFRIVVGLGKSGMSLVRHLASRGLPFAVADTRANPPELATLKAQYPDVEVRCGELDPAFLCRASELLVSPGLPISTPALQAAAAAGVKLLGDIELFAREAKAPIVAITGSNAKSTVTTLVGEMAAAAGRKVAVGGNLGTPALDLLDDEVELYVLELSSFQLETTERLNAEVATCLNVSEDHMDRYDGLPAYHQAKHRIFRGARQVVINRDDRLSRPLIADDVPAWSFGLGKPDFKGFGLFEENGEKYLAFQFDALMPANQLKIRGAHNQSNALAALALGHAVGLPFEPMLATLRSFAGLAHRCQWVGERKGVSYYDDSKATNVGAALAAIDGLGSDIAGELVLIAGGDGKGADFSALHSPVAHHCREVILLGRDAERLAAALAGAAPIHHVQTLEQAVQLAATLAQAGDAVLLSPACASLDMFQNFEDRGRQFAAAVGGLS
- the mraY gene encoding phospho-N-acetylmuramoyl-pentapeptide-transferase; amino-acid sequence: MLLLLAEYLQRFHTGFAVFQYLSLRGILGVLTALVLSLWMGPWLIRTLQMRQIGQSVRTDGPQSHLSKSGTPTMGGALILSAIAISTLLWADLSNRYVWVVLAITLLFGAVGWVDDYRKVIEKNSRGLPSRWKYFWQSVFGLGAAIFLYMTAQTPVETTLILPLLKNIEVPLGIGFVVLTYFVIVGSSNAVNLTDGLDGLAIMPTVMVGGALGIFCYLSGNVNFADYLLIPYIPGAGELIVFCGALIGAGLGFLWFNTYPAQVFMGDVGALALGAALGTIAVIVRQEVVLFIMGGVFVMETLSVMIQVASFKLTGKRVFRMAPIHHHFELKGWPEPRVIVRFWIITVILVLVGLATLKLR
- a CDS encoding UDP-N-acetylmuramoyl-tripeptide--D-alanyl-D-alanine ligase, whose protein sequence is MLEAMRLSDLVEVLSGQLVGADATFGSVSTDSRAIEPGQLFIALTGPRFDGHAYLADVAGKGAVAALVERPVDGVSLPQLVVADCRIALGRLAAQNRAAFTGPVAAVTGSSGKTSVKELLASILRAAYGFNAVLATRGNLNNDLGAPLTLLELAPQHRAAVIELGASRVGEIAYTVSLTQPDVSLITNAGTAHVGEFGGPEKIVEAKGEILDGLGEHGIAVLNRDDRAYATWEKRAAGKRVVSFAIQSPLADFHPASIAYDLRGCPNFVLDGPTGSVRVQLNLLGRHSVANALAAAAAAHALGVAAEHIVEGLESLQPVKGRGVAQMLSNGVRLIDDTYNANPASICAAIDVLAGFAGRTVLALGDMGELGEWAEQGHREVGSYAVGKVDALFAVGPLMAHAVEAFGAGGRHFANQQDLIEALRLEQGNATTILIKGSRSAAMDKVVAALSASSTENH